The DNA region CCACAGACATTTTGGCAGGATATTTACTGCAAATTAAGGCAATAAAACTCAGTCCTGCCAATCCATTCACCTGGGCTTCCGGGCTGAAAAGTCCAATTTATTGCGACAACCGCATCACCCTCTCCTACCCTACAATACGCAACCACATCCGCATCGAATTTGTGCGGCTCATACAGGAGCATTTTGGCACGCCCGATCTGATTGCCGGGGTTGCCACAGGTGGTATAGCGCATGGCGTGCTTGTGGCCCAGGAACTTGGGCTGCCTTTTGCTTATGTGAGGTCGGAAAAAAAATCGCACGGCCTTGAGAACCTGATCGAAGGCGTGGTCAATCAGGGGCAGACGGTGGTTGTGATCGAAGACCTCATTTCGACCGGCAGCAGCAGCCTCAAGGCAGTGCAGGCCCTGCGCGATGCAGGCGCCAATGTGAAAGGCATGCTCGCCATTTTTTCCTACAACCTTGCACAGGCAACCGAAAATTTCAAAGTCCACAACTGCCCCCTCCACACCCTGACCAACTTTAACATCCTGGTTGAAAAAGCACTGAACGACAACTACATAGACGAACAGGCCTACGCTTCGCTGATCGAATGGCGAAAAGACCCCAAAGCATGGAGCGACGCGCGTTGAAAAAGTAAACCTCAGAAAAAAACATCTTCAATTATGAACTTTACCAGCGAATGGGTGAATGTGAATGCACCGGCCGAAAAGGTTTTTGCCAAAGCAACCGACCTGAAAAATCTTGGTGAGGTGATGCCGGAGCAAATTGTGAACTGGCAGGCCGACGACACGCATTGTTCGTTTACGATAAAAGG from Bacteroidota bacterium includes:
- a CDS encoding orotate phosphoribosyltransferase, with translation MNVADPSTDILAGYLLQIKAIKLSPANPFTWASGLKSPIYCDNRITLSYPTIRNHIRIEFVRLIQEHFGTPDLIAGVATGGIAHGVLVAQELGLPFAYVRSEKKSHGLENLIEGVVNQGQTVVVIEDLISTGSSSLKAVQALRDAGANVKGMLAIFSYNLAQATENFKVHNCPLHTLTNFNILVEKALNDNYIDEQAYASLIEWRKDPKAWSDAR